TATCGAACAGGTCGGCGATAGCCATGTCATAGATATCGTCAGCATGGTTTTCAAGGCTGTTGATTTTTACACAGGCGTCTGTAATAACGCGCATGTTCTGCATATTGCGCAGTTCAGGGATTGCTTTAGCGAGTTCCAGTACTCCCAGATGGATCAGTTCAGCGAGTTTGCGAATACTTTCGTTGGCTTTGTATACTTTGTAGAGATCCATTCTTTTGGCAGAGCCGTGTATATAATCAGCTACATCATCGAGTGTGGCCGCCAGGTAGTGGATGTCTTCACGGTCGAACGGGGTGATAAAATTCTGTCCGAGCTCTACAAATATGCGGTGGGTATAATCGTCGTTTTTGTGTTCCAGGCGTTCTATGAGGTGTACTTTATCTTTTCTTATAGCCAGATCTGTGGTTGCAACGAGGTCGTTCAGTACAGTTGCCATTTCAACCAGATTGGAAGCCACATCTTCAAACAGAGAATAAAATACCCGGTCTTTCGGCATAAATAGTTTAACAAAAGAATTGAAGCCTCCCATACGTTTGAGTTTAAATTTGCCGCAAAAATAGCTTTCAGAATCTATCCCGGCCACGGAAAAAAGGGAATTAATAATTCCTTAACACTGGATTAATATAAAAGTAATATAGCGATTTTTCCTTTGTATTGAAAATAATACTCATAAAACAGGCTGCCTACAACCTGTACATACAAGCTGGAATGTCAGATAAACGCCCATTAGATATAGCCGTTATCTCAGATGTACATCTGGGTATATACGGTTGTCATGCTAAAGAACTGGTCCAATACCTAGATAGTATCAATCCCCGTATCCTTATACTGAATGGAGATATTATTGATATCTGGCAGTTCAGTAAACGTTATTTTCCAAAAGCGCATACTAAGGTAATCCGGAAGATCCTGAAGATGATCGGTAAGGGTACAGAAGTATATTATCTCACGGGTAATCACGATGAGGCACTCCGCAAATACGCCGGTTTTGAGCTTAGCAATTTTACGATCGATAATAAGCTGATCCTCGATGTTAACGGGAAGAAGCACTGGTTTTTTCACGGTGATGTTTACGATGTTACCATGAAAAATTCCAAATGGCTGGCTAAACTCGGTGGAAAAGGATACGATCTGCTGATTATCCTGAACCGGCTGGTGAATCATCTGCTGGAAAGTTTAGGCCGGGAAAAGATGTCGTTTTCCAAGAAAGTGAAGCAGGGTGTTAAATCAGCAGTTAAGTTCATTTCCGATTTTGAACAAACAGTTGCTGAAATAGCCATAGATAAAGGGTTTGATGTAGTATGCTGTGGGCATATTCATCAGCCGCTGATCAAGGAAATGCAGGTAGGGGATAAATCTGTGACCTATCTGAATTCGGGCGACTGGGTAGAAAGCCTGACCGCTTTAGAGTATAATAACCAACAATGGTCCCTATATCAACATCCCATTACGAAATCCCGTG
The genomic region above belongs to Chitinophaga sp. 180180018-3 and contains:
- a CDS encoding UDP-2,3-diacylglucosamine diphosphatase, producing MSDKRPLDIAVISDVHLGIYGCHAKELVQYLDSINPRILILNGDIIDIWQFSKRYFPKAHTKVIRKILKMIGKGTEVYYLTGNHDEALRKYAGFELSNFTIDNKLILDVNGKKHWFFHGDVYDVTMKNSKWLAKLGGKGYDLLIILNRLVNHLLESLGREKMSFSKKVKQGVKSAVKFISDFEQTVAEIAIDKGFDVVCCGHIHQPLIKEMQVGDKSVTYLNSGDWVESLTALEYNNQQWSLYQHPITKSRVVLADDEDDAAADWDATRIITFPGA
- a CDS encoding DUF47 family protein, whose product is MGGFNSFVKLFMPKDRVFYSLFEDVASNLVEMATVLNDLVATTDLAIRKDKVHLIERLEHKNDDYTHRIFVELGQNFITPFDREDIHYLAATLDDVADYIHGSAKRMDLYKVYKANESIRKLAELIHLGVLELAKAIPELRNMQNMRVITDACVKINSLENHADDIYDMAIADLFDTEQNAAELIKMREIYQALEIATDKCEDCANVIETIIIKYS